The window ACTAAAAAAAGTCTTTTCGATCCAGAAGCTGTTTTTGTAACAGATTTAACTGATCGAAATGAGATCTTTAAGACCGTTTCTCAAAAATTATATGACTTAGGCTATGTTAAAAAAGATTTTTTAGGCGACATTATTGAACGCGAAGATAAATATCCAACTGGAATTTCTATGAGACCTTTATCTAGAGAATTACCTGATGTTGCTGTACCTCATACCGAGGGAAATTACGTAAGCACGCAATTGATTGTGCCGATTGCACTTAGAAATTCTGCAACTTTTAACAATATGGTCAATCCGAGTGAAAAGTTAAAAGTAAAGTTTCTATTTTTGATTTTGAATAATGACCCAGATATGCATTCAACCATTTTGGCAAAAATTATGGACTTTCTTGCTGGAACTTCAGTTGATGACTTAAATGAGTTATTTAATTCTGATTCAAATGAAGAGATTTATGATTTCTTAGAAAATAATTTCGAAACTGAAAAATAGAAAAAAGAAGCTGCCAGGTGCAGCTTCTTTTTGTCTCCAGATTAAATTGTTAAACTTCCGGATAATCAGTACTTGAGAATGAAAGTGAAAAGTAATCACAGCGCTTATAGCCAATAACTAATTCAACTACTTCTCCTGTAGCAGATAAGATAGTTTTTTTGACTTGACGTACAACAGGATAATCTTTAGCGATTTTTAGTTGCTGACTAATTTCACTATCAGCTTTTACAATTGTATCCGTTTCTGTAAAAGGCTCATCGAATAAGTATAATTGCTTATCCTTTTGGAGCGTTTCATAAATACTATGATAATTATTAGGATCCTTAGCTAAATTCTTATTGATAAATTTAGCTGGGATGAAAGAACGGTGTACCATAAAAGGCGTGTCGCCGATTAAACGTAAACGTTCAATATAGTAATAAGTATCGTATTTTGGCAGACCAAGTTTTTCAAGGATTTCGGCTTTATTAGCTTCTTGAAGTTTTATAACTTCAACTCTATCTTCCTCTTGTTTATCAGAGAAAACTTCATTATCGCTAAGACGGACTAATTTATCCTTTCTTGAACGAGAAATGAATGTGCCTTTACCTTGATGACGGATTAAGTATCCTGCCTTAACTAACTCTTTAACAGATCTAATAACAGTAATAGAAGAAACATTAAATTTTTCTTTTAGCTGAGCTTCACTATAAAATTTATCTCCATACTTAAATTTACCAGAGATAATTTCTTTCTTTAACTCATTTTCAATTTGTAAATACTTTGGAATATCCATAATATATCAATCCTTAAGATAGATTCTCCTGAGATCCATGATATCACGGCTTGAGAGCTTCATAGTAGAACGAAGGTATTCGTTGATGCCACCATATTGCTGGTTTAGGACATGTATAGCGTGGTCTAAATATTCTGGATATACTGACTGAATATCTTTAATGGACTGCAAGACACGCTTACTAGAACCATCAGCGGCAGCCTGTTTAAGCATACCATCAACAAAGTCCTTAGTGGTAACGTTTGTTAGTGTGTAGTCATATTTGATAGTAGTAAAAGGTACACCTAATGCTGATAAAACTAACAAAGCACCAAATCCTGTTCTATCTTTTCCAGCTGTACAGTGGAAGAGAAGTGCACTTTTCTCTTGATCGTTAGCAAGTAAAAGTTCGAAGAATTTACGGTATGCCTTTTGAGCAGTTTGACCATTAATCATATCTTCATAGGCGAAAAACATGTGTTTGAAGCCAAATTCAGGATCTTTTTCGGCATTTTCTTCTAAAGCAAAGATTCCTTTTGAAGCGTTAGTTAAGTCGTCACTAAAAACTGGATCAAAGATATATTTTGCACCTTCAGGTACACGGTCTGGATGCTCAGTCTTTTCTTTTTCAGTTCTAAAGTCAACGTCATATTTCACGCCATACTTTTGCAACAATTCCAAATCTGATGAAGAAAGATCAGCTAAATTACCGGTTCTAAGCAATTTGTTGTATTTGATAGTTTGACCTGATACGGTTTTATAGCCTCCAAGTTCGCGGAAATTGCGACCATTTTGGATGCCGATTAATTTCGTCTCATAATTTTCGCTCATTAGTATTTTTCCTCACTATAGTTATTTAAATACAGTATTATTACTTTACCATATTTTTTCTCAGATATTTTAGTTTTCTCAGATCTATAAAAAGAAAACAAACTTATTAATTGTTATAATTAATGGTAAAATTACAATGTAAAGATGCAATTCCATTTGGAGATGATTACTTATGGTAGAAGATTATGACAATATTTTAGTTCCTGTTGATGGTTCTGAAACAGCAGAGCGGGCATTTGATAAAGCAGTAAAAATTGCTCTTGATAATAATGCTCACCTTGATGTATTAAACGTTATTGATACTCGTCAATTTATGGGAGAGATGCAAGATACTTTGATTTCTGGAGATACCATTTATCAAATGACTCAGGATTCTGAAGAGTATCTAAAAAGTTTAAAGGAATGGGCTAAGGAACACTTTAATTTTACTGATATTTCTTACCACATTCGTTATGGCTCACCTAAGAGAATCATTGCGGTTGATTTCATTAAGGACCACCACAATGACTTAATTATTATGGGTGCAACCGGTATGAATGCAGTTGAAAGAATGTTAATGGGTAGTGTTACTGCTTATGTTAACCAACATGCTTTATCAGATGTTTTAATTATTAAGACAGATCTTGAAAATAAAAAGGTTGCTAAGCCTAAGAAAAGACGTTTTTAAAAAACGAACATTTTAAAGATTCACTCTATTAGTACTAATGGAGTGATTTTTTTGTAAAGTGGTTCGATCCAATTCAATTGATTAAAATTTACTAGCGCTTACATTAAAATAATAGTACCCAAGTACGAATATTTTTGGTATGATACTTAAGAACGAACGTTAGTACTAGGGAAAGGAAGAACGATAATGGTGAACTTCGATTACAGCATTATAAAATGTAACCAAGATTCAGTGGCTCGTTCTTGGACTGGTTCCTTCGGTGAATCAGTCTTCATTGGTGTTGGCGCTTTCGTTGATTTTTTAGCGACTTTTATGACTCGGTGTGATTAGCTGTTTTTGTCAGCTCTTCATGTTGAGTCTTTTTTTGTATTTGTCATTTAATGTGTTTCATTAGGAGGAAATGATGAAAAAGTTCAAAAAAGTCTTAGTAGGCCTTTTTGCAATTTTACTTGCTGTTGTTGCAACTGCTTGTTCTAACAAGTCAAACAGTTCAAAGGATGGTTACACACCTAAGTCATTAACTATCCAATTTGTACCTAGTCAAGCTGCTAATAAGCTTGAAGCTCGTGCTAAGCCTTTAGAAAAGATGCTTTCTAAAAAGCTTGGAATTCCAGTTCATGTTTCAATGTCAACTGATTACAATACAGTTGTTGAAGCTATGAAATCTAAAAAAGTTGATGTTGGTTTCTTACCACCTGATGGTTATGTATTAGCTCATAAACAAGGAGCTGCCGACGTTTTGCTTCAATCACAACGTTATGGCGTTAAGCAACCTGGTGGTAAAGCAACTAATAAATTAGTTGATTACTATAGAGCAGAAATTCTTGTTAAAAAAGGTTCTAAAATTAAATCTTGGAAGGATCTAAAAGGCAAGAGTATTTCAGTTCAAAACCCAACTTCTTCAGCAGGTTATGTTTTCCCAATTGCTGAACTTGGAGAAAAAGGTTTGGATGTACCAAAAGATTGTAAGTTAGTTACTGTTACTGGCCAAGACCAAGCAGTTTTGAATGTATTAAATGGTGATACTGACGCAGCATTTGTTTTTGAAGATGCTCGTAACACTGTTAAAAAAGACAATCCTAAGATTATGGACCAAGTTGTCCCAATTTACTTCACTAAGCCAATCCCTAACGATACTATTGCTGTTAGAAGTGATATGTCTAAGTCCTTCCAAAAGAAACTTGCAAAGGCATTTATTGAAGTTGGTAAATCTAAAGAAGGTAAGAAGATTATCGAATCAATTTATAGTCACGAAGGCTACACTAAGTCTAAGGACAGCAACTTCGATATTGTTCGTAAATATGACAAGATTATTGCTAAGGACAAGAAATAGTCAATTAAATATAGCTTAGTTAGTAAAAAAGATAATTGTCTTTAAGGACAATTATCTTTTTATGCAATATAACCAATCAATATATATTAAGGAGATTTTTTAGTTAAATGGCAGCCACTAATCAGCCAATGATTCAACTTAAAGACGTTAGTAAAATTTATAATAACGGAACAGTTGGTTTAAAAGATATTAATTTAAATATTAATAAAGGAGAATTCGTGGTAGTTGTAGGTTTATCCGGTGCGGGTAAATCAACACTACTTCGTTCTATTAATCGTTTGCAAGATATTTCTAAGGGAGACATTTTAATTGATGGTAAGTCAATTACGTCTGCTAAAGGAAAAGATTTGCGTGAAATTCGCCGTGATATTGGTATGATCTTCCAAAGTTTTAACTTAGTTAAACGTTCAAGTGTTTTACGTAATGTTTTAACTGGTCGAGTAGGTTACTATCCAACTTGGAAGACAACTTTTAATTTATTTACTAAAGAAGACAAGCAAAAGGCATATGAATCATTGCAACGTGTTGATTTAGCAGATAAAGTTTATACACGTGCAGACCAACTTTCTGGTGGACAACAACAACGTGTTGCGATTGCCCGTGTACTTACTCAAAATCCTAAAATCATTTTAGCTGATGAACCAACAGCTTCACTTGATCCTCAAACTTCACGTCGCGTTATGCATGACTTGAAGATGCTTAATGAAGAATATGGTATGACTGTAGTTGCCAACCTTCACAGCGTAGAACTTGCTAAGGAATTTGGAGATCGAGTAATCGGTGTTCGTGCAGGTCAAATTGTTTACGATGGTAAGATGAGTGAAACTTCTCAAGCTGTCTTTGATGATATTTACAATGGTGGAAATGGCAAGAAAGGGGAAGAAGATGCCTAAATCTAAGGAACAGCATTTAGCTGAGTTGCCTAAAAAGAAATTCAAAATTATGAACCTTGTATGGGTCGTAATTATGATTTTAGGTCTCTTTCTTTCAGTAGATGTAACAAATACACACATTAGTGTTTTGTTTAATAACTTTAGCCAATTTACTGATATTTTTGTTCAAATGTGTCACCCTGATTGGGGATATGCAGCTACAGCAGTTCCACTTTTAATTGAAACAATTAAAATGGCAATTTTAGGAACTGTTATGGGATCAGCAATTGCTTTTGTTTATTCTCTTTTAATCGCTAGAAATATTGTTAAAAATAAGGCCGTTACTGGAATTCTAAGAATAATTATGAATATTATTAGAACCATTCCAGACTTACTCTTAGGTGCAATTTTTGTTGCCGTTGTAGGTATTGGTCCAGTTGCCGGTGTTTTAGCTTTAACTGTATTTACATTTGGTGTGGTTGTTAAATTGTTCTATGAAGCAATTGAAACAATTGATCCAGGTCCAATCGAAGCGTTAACAGCTGTTGGTGCAAATAAACTACAAATTATTCATTTTGCTGTGATGCCACAAATAATTACTTACTTTATTTCCTATGTCTTATATGCATTTGAAATTAATGTTAGAGCTTCAACAGTTCTTGGATATATTGGTGCCGGCGGTATTGGTTTGTACTTACAACAAACTCTTCAAGTCTTTGACTATGCCAAGACCGGTATGATTATCTTAGTTATTATCGTTGTCGTAGTTATTATCGACTACATTTCTACTAAATCTCGGGAGGCGTTGATGAAATAATGGATACTACAATGAAAAAATTACCTCCTAAACCAGTGGACACTAGGAAAAAGATTCAACACTGGACAATCGCTATTGTCACTGTTGTTTTAATTATTTGGTCATTTGTAGGAATGGATTTTGGCGGAATAAAGGCAAGTGCAGGTCAAATTGCAGGAGCTATTGTTGCCGGAATTTTTCACCCAGATTGGTCCTACGTATATAACGGAAGTGGAGAAGATTTAATTTCTCAATTATGGGAAACTATCTGTATCGCTTTCTTGGGTACTTTTATTTCTGCAATTATTTCATTACCTTTTGCTTTTTGGGCAGCTAATACTCGTCATAAAAAGTGGTACACTTCTCGTTCTGGAAAAATCGTTTTGGCTGTTATTCGTTCTTTCCCAGAAATTGTTTTGGCCCTGATGTTTATTAAAGCTGTTGGACCTGGTTCTGCAGCCGGTGTTTTAGCCTTAGGTTTCCACTCAGTTGGTATGCTTGCCAAATTGTTCTCTGAAGCAATTGAAAACCTTGAAGAAGGTGCTAATGAAGCTGTCACTGCAGCTGGTGGATCTAAGTTTAACATTATTATGTTTGCTACAATGCCTAACTTGATGCCTGCTTTGATTTCTAATACCTTGTATCGTTTCGACGTTTCAATTCGTTCAGCATCTATTCTAGGTTTAGTTGGTGCTGGTGGTATTGGTTATCCATTAATTATTGCCTTGCAATATCGTCAATGGAACCGAGTAGGTGTCATCTTGGTTGGAATTATTGTCATGGTTGTTATCATTGACTGGATTTCTGGCTGGATTAGAAAGAAATTAGTTTAGTTAATTATCTTAACGAGCAGAATTTTGATCTGCTCGTTTTTATTTTTGTCAAATTCTAAATTTTTTTGTAATATCTACCTATAATATTGATAAGTAAAGGAAAAAAAGAACTTTTTTGTTATAATGGAAGTTGTATTTCAAGGAGGACAATGATGGATAATTTAACTACCATGACATTGGCTGATGATATTGCTTTATCACAAGAAAAAATTATCAACGGTCAACAAGACCTGAATACCAAGAGAATTTATAATGAAATTAATAGTTTAGGAATTCTTGATAAGCCTATCGAAGACTACTTTGATATGACTCAAGATGAGTACTACAACAGTGAATCTGATGGTAAATTGACTCTACTTCACTTAGATCAACCATTGCGTGAATTAAATGATCGAATTTTGACTAATCACGTAGACGGATATGTTGATCAAGATGAGATTAATTTAACCTACAATCATGAGGATCCATGGCAAGATGGTAGCTATGATCGTGCTACTGACTTACATGTGCTTTTATATAGCTTGAAGGTTATTGGTGCTGTAAGAGCTATTGCTCCTGATGATTTAAAAAAGGTTTTGTCTAAAGATGCGGTTTTATCATTGGGTCTTGCCGCAGCTGCTTTGGCAAATAATTAACCCCAAGGCCAATTAAAGGCCTTTTTTTGTGTGATGAGTGGGGAAGAGTATCATGAAAATTATCAAGAAAACCAAGGGTATGATTGATAAGTTTTCCGGAATGACCCGGAAGATGATGCGAAAGAAAAGTAATATTCCGTTCGACGGGATGCAAAAATATATGACTGTTGGCGAGTATAACGTTGGGGCACCAGAAGGGACGCCTCATGGTGAAGAATATAAGCTCATTGTTTATAAAGATACGGATAATGTTTTGCATCAAGCTTTACGATCTGTTGATGCTTCTGATCTAGCACCAGCTTATGTGAGAAAGTTTGATAAGAGATTGAACCGTTATACGGCATTTGTTAATAAACAAACTGGGCGCCGTTATATCGTTGAAGATCAGTTAGATCAACTAGTTGACTATGTAAAAAAGCATAGTAGAAAAGGCTATAACTCAATTAATATTGGAGTTTTAACTGATACTCATTATAAAGATGCCGACAGTGTTGATTTTTATGGTCATAACGGTTTAAGACACGTTAAGGAATTTAATTATCTCGAGGATAAGGATATTTTAGATCTAAAAGCTCACCTAGGTGATTGGATGGATGGATCAGATCCTGGTCTAGTTAGCGAAGCTGAGTTGATTTCTTTGTCTAGAACCTTTAGGTCTAAAAAAACTAATTTTGCTGTGATTAAAGGCAATCATGATGAAAATGACAAATTTGATGAACACCATGATTTAAGAGCTAGTTTCCCAGAAAATGAATTTGAAGATATTATGTGGCCAAGCATGTATGCGCAAGATGGAATACATTACATCACACGTAAGCATGGTGTTGCATATTTTGATAAAGATGATGTCAGAATTATTACGGTTAATACGTCTGACCTGCCTTATGAGCTAGATGATCAGGGAAAGAAAAAGTATGATACAAAGCTTTCCTTAGCTATTCGTGAAGATCAAATGCAAGAAATTATCGAAATTCTTGAAAATTCAAATGGTAAAACAATTATTTTTATGAGTCATGCTAATCCCATTACTCGCAAAGGAACAAATGCCTTGAAATTCAATGGCCGTTCGCTACATGAATTGATGGTTGCCTTTAATCAACATGAAAAAGGATACCTTAATTCTAGAGATGTTCCTCCTGAATTTACCCTAGCTAATAGCTTTGATTTTACGAAGATAAAGAATGCAAAAATAGTTGCATATTTATGTGGACACCGTCATACTGAGGACCAATATCGGATTAACGGTATTCAGTATATATTTTTTAATTGTTCGGCTCTCATGGGACCGAATCATGCGCTTACTACGCAATATAATAAGCGCTGGAATAGAGAAATGGATCATGCTAATGAAGCAGCCGGTTATATTGTAAACGTCGATATTAAAAGACATTTACTTCAAGTCTTTGGCTATGGAGCTGCTTCAAAGAGAAGATTTTATCGAATTTAGTTTTTACAATGTAAATAGCTTATAATAAGACTACTGTTTATTTTGAGGTGAAAGTTACTTATGTGTGGAATTTGTGCGTT of the Lactobacillus isalae genome contains:
- a CDS encoding PTS sugar transporter subunit IIA translates to MFLKSVLYNETRNFCFGKAEPTTNTKKSLFDPEAVFVTDLTDRNEIFKTVSQKLYDLGYVKKDFLGDIIEREDKYPTGISMRPLSRELPDVAVPHTEGNYVSTQLIVPIALRNSATFNNMVNPSEKLKVKFLFLILNNDPDMHSTILAKIMDFLAGTSVDDLNELFNSDSNEEIYDFLENNFETEK
- a CDS encoding GntR family transcriptional regulator, with translation MDIPKYLQIENELKKEIISGKFKYGDKFYSEAQLKEKFNVSSITVIRSVKELVKAGYLIRHQGKGTFISRSRKDKLVRLSDNEVFSDKQEEDRVEVIKLQEANKAEILEKLGLPKYDTYYYIERLRLIGDTPFMVHRSFIPAKFINKNLAKDPNNYHSIYETLQKDKQLYLFDEPFTETDTIVKADSEISQQLKIAKDYPVVRQVKKTILSATGEVVELVIGYKRCDYFSLSFSSTDYPEV
- a CDS encoding tyrosine-protein phosphatase, whose amino-acid sequence is MSENYETKLIGIQNGRNFRELGGYKTVSGQTIKYNKLLRTGNLADLSSSDLELLQKYGVKYDVDFRTEKEKTEHPDRVPEGAKYIFDPVFSDDLTNASKGIFALEENAEKDPEFGFKHMFFAYEDMINGQTAQKAYRKFFELLLANDQEKSALLFHCTAGKDRTGFGALLVLSALGVPFTTIKYDYTLTNVTTKDFVDGMLKQAAADGSSKRVLQSIKDIQSVYPEYLDHAIHVLNQQYGGINEYLRSTMKLSSRDIMDLRRIYLKD
- a CDS encoding universal stress protein; this encodes MVEDYDNILVPVDGSETAERAFDKAVKIALDNNAHLDVLNVIDTRQFMGEMQDTLISGDTIYQMTQDSEEYLKSLKEWAKEHFNFTDISYHIRYGSPKRIIAVDFIKDHHNDLIIMGATGMNAVERMLMGSVTAYVNQHALSDVLIIKTDLENKKVAKPKKRRF
- a CDS encoding phosphate/phosphite/phosphonate ABC transporter substrate-binding protein, encoding MKKFKKVLVGLFAILLAVVATACSNKSNSSKDGYTPKSLTIQFVPSQAANKLEARAKPLEKMLSKKLGIPVHVSMSTDYNTVVEAMKSKKVDVGFLPPDGYVLAHKQGAADVLLQSQRYGVKQPGGKATNKLVDYYRAEILVKKGSKIKSWKDLKGKSISVQNPTSSAGYVFPIAELGEKGLDVPKDCKLVTVTGQDQAVLNVLNGDTDAAFVFEDARNTVKKDNPKIMDQVVPIYFTKPIPNDTIAVRSDMSKSFQKKLAKAFIEVGKSKEGKKIIESIYSHEGYTKSKDSNFDIVRKYDKIIAKDKK
- the phnC gene encoding phosphonate ABC transporter ATP-binding protein, with protein sequence MAATNQPMIQLKDVSKIYNNGTVGLKDINLNINKGEFVVVVGLSGAGKSTLLRSINRLQDISKGDILIDGKSITSAKGKDLREIRRDIGMIFQSFNLVKRSSVLRNVLTGRVGYYPTWKTTFNLFTKEDKQKAYESLQRVDLADKVYTRADQLSGGQQQRVAIARVLTQNPKIILADEPTASLDPQTSRRVMHDLKMLNEEYGMTVVANLHSVELAKEFGDRVIGVRAGQIVYDGKMSETSQAVFDDIYNGGNGKKGEEDA
- the phnE gene encoding phosphonate ABC transporter, permease protein PhnE, translated to MPKSKEQHLAELPKKKFKIMNLVWVVIMILGLFLSVDVTNTHISVLFNNFSQFTDIFVQMCHPDWGYAATAVPLLIETIKMAILGTVMGSAIAFVYSLLIARNIVKNKAVTGILRIIMNIIRTIPDLLLGAIFVAVVGIGPVAGVLALTVFTFGVVVKLFYEAIETIDPGPIEALTAVGANKLQIIHFAVMPQIITYFISYVLYAFEINVRASTVLGYIGAGGIGLYLQQTLQVFDYAKTGMIILVIIVVVVIIDYISTKSREALMK
- the phnE gene encoding phosphonate ABC transporter, permease protein PhnE, yielding MDTTMKKLPPKPVDTRKKIQHWTIAIVTVVLIIWSFVGMDFGGIKASAGQIAGAIVAGIFHPDWSYVYNGSGEDLISQLWETICIAFLGTFISAIISLPFAFWAANTRHKKWYTSRSGKIVLAVIRSFPEIVLALMFIKAVGPGSAAGVLALGFHSVGMLAKLFSEAIENLEEGANEAVTAAGGSKFNIIMFATMPNLMPALISNTLYRFDVSIRSASILGLVGAGGIGYPLIIALQYRQWNRVGVILVGIIVMVVIIDWISGWIRKKLV
- a CDS encoding metallophosphoesterase family protein; this encodes MKIIKKTKGMIDKFSGMTRKMMRKKSNIPFDGMQKYMTVGEYNVGAPEGTPHGEEYKLIVYKDTDNVLHQALRSVDASDLAPAYVRKFDKRLNRYTAFVNKQTGRRYIVEDQLDQLVDYVKKHSRKGYNSINIGVLTDTHYKDADSVDFYGHNGLRHVKEFNYLEDKDILDLKAHLGDWMDGSDPGLVSEAELISLSRTFRSKKTNFAVIKGNHDENDKFDEHHDLRASFPENEFEDIMWPSMYAQDGIHYITRKHGVAYFDKDDVRIITVNTSDLPYELDDQGKKKYDTKLSLAIREDQMQEIIEILENSNGKTIIFMSHANPITRKGTNALKFNGRSLHELMVAFNQHEKGYLNSRDVPPEFTLANSFDFTKIKNAKIVAYLCGHRHTEDQYRINGIQYIFFNCSALMGPNHALTTQYNKRWNREMDHANEAAGYIVNVDIKRHLLQVFGYGAASKRRFYRI